One Clostridium estertheticum DNA segment encodes these proteins:
- a CDS encoding 5' nucleotidase, NT5C type — MKNLNICIDIDGTITDAYYWLNITNKYFNKNITEEQITKYYIHEVMGIKQSEYEEFYDKNKIQIHSEQKLREDVQIVIKRLSLMHNIYFVTAREKSLTMLTHSYLRKNRILYDDLFVLGSHYKVDKARELECNVFIEDNYDNAVQLSDAGFKVLLLDANYNRKPLNENIVRVYSWKEIYSTINKLILQSKAM, encoded by the coding sequence ATGAAAAATTTAAATATATGTATTGATATTGATGGAACAATTACGGATGCTTATTATTGGCTTAATATTACCAATAAATATTTTAACAAAAATATTACTGAGGAGCAGATAACTAAATATTATATCCATGAGGTAATGGGCATTAAACAGAGCGAATATGAGGAATTTTATGATAAAAATAAAATTCAAATTCATTCAGAGCAAAAGCTTCGCGAAGATGTGCAAATTGTTATAAAAAGATTAAGTTTGATGCATAATATATATTTCGTTACAGCAAGAGAAAAATCACTCACTATGTTAACTCATTCATACTTAAGGAAAAATAGAATTTTATATGATGATTTGTTTGTTTTAGGTAGTCATTATAAAGTGGATAAAGCAAGAGAATTAGAATGCAATGTGTTTATTGAAGATAATTATGATAATGCAGTTCAGCTATCAGATGCAGGATTTAAGGTTCTTTTGTTAGATGCTAATTATAATCGAAAGCCACTAAATGAAAATATAGTTAGGGTTTATAGTTGGAAAGAAATATACTCAACAATTAATAAACTGATATTACAAAGCAAGGCAATGTAA
- a CDS encoding GNAT family N-acetyltransferase, which produces MENQKHTITMSMKLEFDKKEYNAIKSLEAICYEKQKTNLKLELDFKMYQRKNSIKNKIMAEFFYYDNEILVGYLGLCNFHGTSVEVSGMVHPEFRGKGIFKKLYLLAQEEWQKLCPAEVLVLCDHSSSSGLAFINRIGAEYGSSEYKMCLNKKVLQANSNKGIKLRVATNKDTIEIERQSSIYFGSPEKEADNEEDIENTSIQIDDNFISYIAELEGKTIGKIHISTTDNEGFIYGFGVLPEYRGKGYGREILCLALDILKKKQVDNIFLDVATENKKALGLYESCGFEEISVMDYYIVS; this is translated from the coding sequence ATGGAAAATCAAAAACATACTATTACCATGAGTATGAAGTTAGAATTCGATAAAAAGGAATATAATGCTATTAAAAGTCTAGAAGCTATTTGCTATGAAAAACAAAAAACTAATTTAAAATTAGAGCTTGATTTTAAGATGTACCAAAGAAAGAATTCCATTAAAAATAAAATTATGGCGGAGTTCTTCTACTACGACAATGAAATTCTGGTGGGTTATTTAGGTTTATGTAATTTTCATGGAACCTCAGTAGAAGTCAGTGGTATGGTACACCCTGAGTTTCGCGGAAAAGGTATTTTTAAAAAGCTATATTTGCTTGCTCAGGAAGAATGGCAAAAATTATGCCCGGCAGAGGTGTTAGTGCTATGTGACCATTCATCGAGTTCTGGGTTAGCTTTTATAAATAGGATTGGGGCTGAATATGGATCTTCTGAGTACAAGATGTGTTTAAATAAAAAAGTTCTTCAGGCTAACTCTAACAAAGGTATTAAACTCAGAGTGGCAACTAATAAAGATACCATTGAAATTGAAAGGCAAAGTTCTATTTATTTTGGATCTCCGGAAAAAGAAGCTGATAATGAAGAGGATATAGAAAATACTTCAATTCAGATTGACGATAATTTTATTAGTTACATAGCTGAACTTGAGGGGAAAACTATAGGAAAGATTCATATCAGTACTACTGATAATGAAGGTTTTATTTATGGATTTGGAGTACTTCCAGAGTATAGAGGAAAGGGCTATGGACGAGAAATTTTATGCTTAGCACTGGATATATTGAAGAAAAAACAGGTGGATAATATTTTTCTTGATGTTGCTACCGAAAATAAAAAGGCACTTGGACTTTATGAGTCCTGTGGCTTTGAAGAGATTTCTGTAATGGATTATTATATAGTATCTTAG